A genomic region of Arachis hypogaea cultivar Tifrunner chromosome 5, arahy.Tifrunner.gnm2.J5K5, whole genome shotgun sequence contains the following coding sequences:
- the LOC112801165 gene encoding peroxidase C1C, with the protein MKLPRPLLVALLVLSLIVVPSKADLDDFFNGFGFHFRHGRQQQQQEQQEQQAQGNDNQDPPGAQVNEPRGSYIAGAYGMGGSPPPPQAVIIPDSAAQPAEPADFKPAQMVITNNLGGLSVGFYDRSCPNAEKIVADWLAELIKTNPSAPANIIRLAFHDCAVGGCDASILLDSIGQGDKVEKGSIFNGMSLKGADLIDDLKMRLEEECPQTVSCADAIAFSANEAMAIAGGVRQRPLGGRRDALNSLATAADQNLASPTATIDQMSAIFRRLGFNQEEMVVLLGAHSVGTAHCDLFMDRVYNFRNTQKPDPVLPLPYVEDLRRLCANPGTPQFRNPNVNFDETPYALDNRYFKNLVQNKALLLSDSSLKDDPRTGPTVRQMAEDDTLFPKRFAELFTKMTTFNVLTGLLGEVRKTCRSTNN; encoded by the exons ATGAAGTTGCCACGGCCACTGCTGGTGGCGCTTTTGGTGCTGAGCCTGATCGTCGTTCCTTCAAAGGCAGACCTGGATGACTTTTTCAACGGCTTTGGCTTTCACTTCAGACATGgacgacaacaacaacaacaagaacaacaagaacaacagGCTCAAGGAAATGATAATCAAGACCCGCCGGGAGCCCAAGTAAACGAGCCCAGGGGTTCATATATTGCTGGTGCATACGGCATGGGAGGATCGCCGCCGCCACCTCAAGCAGTGATAATTCCTGATTCGGCTGCTCAGCCTGCAGAGCCGGCTGATTTTAAGCCTGCACAGATGGTTATTACTAATAACTTAGGTGGTCTGTCGGTGGGGTTCTACGATAGAAGTTGCCCTAATGCAGAGAAGATTGTGGCTGATTGGTTGGCAGAACTTATAAAGACAAATCCATCTGCACCTGCTAACATTATTCGTCTTGCATTCCATGATTGTGCTGTTGGT GGTTGTGATGCCTCGATCTTGCTAGACTCCATTGGGCAAGGAGATAAAGTGGAGAAGGGTTCAATCTTCAACGGAATGAGCCTCAAAGGTGCCGATCTGATTGACGACCTAAAAATGAGATTGGAGGAAGAGTGTCCACAGACAGTGTCATGTGCAGATGCGATTGCTTTTTCAGCCAACGAGGCGATGGCAATAGCTGGGGGAGTCCGCCAGCGTCCTCTAGGAGGACGCAGGGACGCCCTCAACTCCCTGGCTACCGCGGCAGATCAGAACCTGGCCTCGCCGACTGCCACGATAGACCAGATGTCCGCCATCTTTAGGAGGCTGGGTTTCAATCAAGAGGAAATGGTGGTGCTCTTGGGTGCACACTCCGTTGGTACAGCACACTGTGATCTTTTCATGGATAGGGTTTACAACTTCAGAAACACGCAGAAGCCTGATCCAGTGCTTCCATTGCCATATGTGGAAGATTTGAGGAGACTTTGCGCTAATCCTGGAACACCACAATTCAGGAACCCTAATGTGAACTTTGATGAAACGCCTTATGCATTGGACAACCGCTACTTTAAGAACCTTGTACAGAACAAGGCTTTGTTGCTGTCGGATTCTTCGTTAAAAGATGATCCTAGGACGGGTCCCACCGTGAGACAGATGGCGGAAGATGATACGTTGTTCCCAAAGAGGTTTGCTGAGTTATTCACTAAGATGACTACTTTTAATGTGCTCACTGGTCTTCTTGGAGAAGTTAGGAAGACTTGTAGGTCCACCAATAATTGA